One window of the Wolbachia endosymbiont of Ctenocephalides felis wCfeJ genome contains the following:
- a CDS encoding AAA family ATPase → MHAEQTLFEKAAEVKAELLSRINLCLSYLLPNGTFRNGVFYVGNIRGDKGKSLVVETRGEKAGLWHDFATEDKGDIIDLWAAVHGKSTRTEFPQVINSIGEWLGRQHPKGKKSIRELEQYLTCSWSYLDENNQVIAKVYRYDPPEGKEYRPFDVKEQRFKEPDVRPLYNIPGILKSEKVMLVEGEKCAEALIQQGITATTAMFGAKAPVEKTDWSPLKGKHIIIWPDNDEAGSRYAENAKKKLLELGVTSLVTLRIPQDKPKGWDAADCILEGVNVEEFILKNKTPRKSKTIDTTTWTNTPPERKWIIKDWLPVGSVTALYGDGGVGKSLLAQQLITAAGIGKSWLGIDIEQIKTYGVFCEDEEEELWRRQCAIHKLYQLDMESSDFHDNVRLSSRVWKNNVLMVFNNKDIGQLTPYFQELLEDIESFQPKLVILDTAADLFGGNENNRSHVRQFIQNCCGRIAEVIKGAVLLCAHPSDSGIVRKTGTGGSTAWNNSVRSRWYLSRPEKAGTSPNDRVLSRMKANYSASVQDKILFYWQDGSFMQHGINFDPGRVVRDNYSRKLDLERSRRHDIILELIANEAYKGEIYTAAHFAKCFEGKLGLGSERSIRERISHLAALGYIKFFKEAIGYKSSNTKSKYGYLCVKDMELKVSEDNYVLVKPDYYISANEGVPLPVENPDIWVVHNAIKEDGKLKNSPSCHLKINKNARKSTV, encoded by the coding sequence ATGCACGCTGAGCAAACTTTATTTGAAAAAGCAGCAGAAGTGAAAGCGGAGCTACTCTCAAGAATAAACTTGTGTTTGTCTTATCTACTACCAAATGGCACTTTCCGTAACGGGGTATTCTATGTTGGTAACATCAGGGGAGATAAGGGAAAAAGCTTGGTAGTAGAAACAAGAGGTGAAAAAGCAGGATTATGGCATGACTTTGCGACTGAAGATAAAGGTGACATCATCGATCTTTGGGCAGCGGTACATGGGAAAAGTACAAGGACAGAGTTTCCTCAGGTTATAAATTCAATAGGAGAATGGCTTGGCAGACAGCACCCCAAAGGGAAAAAGAGCATCAGAGAGCTAGAACAATACCTAACTTGTAGTTGGAGTTATCTAGATGAAAATAATCAGGTTATTGCTAAAGTTTATCGCTATGATCCACCTGAAGGAAAAGAATATCGCCCTTTTGATGTCAAAGAACAGAGATTTAAAGAACCAGATGTGAGGCCACTTTATAATATTCCAGGTATTCTAAAGTCTGAAAAGGTTATGCTTGTAGAAGGGGAAAAGTGTGCAGAAGCGCTTATACAACAAGGAATTACTGCAACAACAGCAATGTTTGGAGCAAAAGCACCAGTTGAAAAAACTGATTGGTCACCACTAAAAGGTAAACATATTATTATTTGGCCAGATAACGATGAAGCAGGAAGTAGATATGCTGAAAATGCTAAAAAGAAGCTTTTGGAACTAGGAGTTACCTCACTTGTTACGCTCAGAATTCCACAGGATAAACCAAAAGGTTGGGATGCTGCTGATTGTATACTAGAGGGAGTAAATGTTGAAGAATTTATTCTTAAAAATAAAACTCCCAGAAAGTCAAAGACAATTGATACCACAACTTGGACCAACACTCCTCCAGAAAGAAAGTGGATTATTAAGGACTGGCTACCTGTGGGAAGTGTTACAGCTCTTTATGGTGATGGTGGTGTTGGAAAATCTCTCCTTGCTCAACAATTAATAACAGCCGCTGGTATTGGCAAATCTTGGCTTGGTATAGATATTGAACAGATAAAAACATATGGTGTGTTTTGTGAGGATGAGGAGGAAGAGCTTTGGCGTAGGCAATGTGCAATACATAAACTATATCAATTGGACATGGAATCTTCTGATTTTCATGACAATGTTCGCTTGTCATCTCGAGTATGGAAAAATAATGTACTGATGGTTTTTAATAACAAAGATATAGGTCAATTAACTCCTTACTTTCAAGAACTACTTGAGGATATCGAATCATTTCAGCCAAAACTAGTAATTTTAGATACAGCAGCAGATCTATTCGGAGGTAATGAAAATAATCGTTCCCATGTGAGACAATTTATTCAAAACTGCTGTGGTCGAATAGCAGAAGTAATAAAAGGAGCTGTGCTGTTGTGTGCTCATCCTTCTGACTCAGGAATAGTACGAAAAACAGGTACAGGAGGTTCAACAGCATGGAATAATTCTGTTCGATCTAGATGGTATTTATCAAGACCAGAAAAAGCTGGTACTAGCCCTAATGATCGTGTTCTTAGTCGAATGAAAGCTAATTATTCTGCATCTGTACAAGATAAAATTTTGTTTTATTGGCAAGACGGATCATTTATGCAGCATGGTATAAACTTTGATCCAGGAAGAGTAGTAAGAGATAATTATAGTCGAAAACTTGATTTAGAACGGTCAAGAAGACATGACATTATTTTAGAGTTAATTGCTAATGAGGCATATAAAGGTGAAATTTATACTGCTGCACACTTTGCCAAGTGCTTTGAAGGGAAGTTAGGTCTTGGAAGCGAACGTAGTATTCGTGAAAGGATAAGCCATCTTGCAGCCCTTGGATATATTAAATTCTTTAAAGAAGCTATTGGATATAAATCATCAAACACTAAATCAAAGTATGGTTATTTATGTGTGAAAGACATGGAGTTAAAAGTTTCTGAAGATAATTATGTATTGGTAAAACCAGATTATTATATTTCAGCAAATGAAGGGGTACCACTACCAGTTGAAAATCCAGATATTTGGGTTGTACATAATGCTATAAAAGAAGATGGCAAACTCAAGAATTCGCCATCTTGCCATCTTAAGATTAATAAAAATGCAAGGAAATCAACAGTTTAA
- a CDS encoding ankyrin repeat domain-containing protein — protein MALTLEQWKEILNAIEFNNNPGDVLEQVKAKLKEQCFDTYQKWKRKGFDVNHLFNVLLNTLHYQIDIRCTLLHMAALNGHLDTVKYLVDKENVDINKANNDGNTALHYATLTSCLDIVKYLVEKGADVNIINNNGNTASHLAAQISELDVAKFLIAHEIKLKGSKAQKPGYLTKHREISEYWDKCLNEVKKMKEEKIDQGITFYDVLISKDNKLASYIKNKNIKKRLETGNYQTEFPIYASKIQSQYKKGKDRAILLDKGEDSIIKIVNIGCGKHLPEVSSVSEKIVRYLTNDDIENLNKATENLPKGIKRKALFEEDKSSAKYFAVSKAERCSSSLSDTKVESLCQARSMEN, from the coding sequence ATGGCTTTAACGCTGGAACAGTGGAAAGAAATACTAAATGCGATAGAATTCAACAACAACCCAGGTGATGTACTTGAACAGGTAAAAGCAAAATTAAAAGAACAATGCTTTGACACATATCAAAAGTGGAAACGAAAAGGCTTTGATGTGAACCACCTATTCAACGTATTGTTGAATACACTACATTACCAAATTGATATTAGATGTACTTTGTTGCATATGGCTGCTTTGAATGGCCACTTAGATACAGTTAAATACCTTGTAGACAAAGAAAATGTTGATATCAATAAAGCAAATAATGACGGCAACACTGCTTTACATTATGCTACTCTCACAAGCTGCTTAGACATAGTTAAATACCTTGTAGAAAAAGGGGCTGATGTTAATATAATAAATAATAACGGCAACACTGCTTCACATTTAGCTGCTCAAATTAGTGAATTAGATGTAGCAAAGTTTCTAATAGCACATGAAATTAAACTAAAGGGTTCTAAGGCACAAAAGCCAGGTTACCTAACAAAGCATAGAGAAATTTCTGAATATTGGGATAAATGTCTAAATGAAGTGAAAAAAATGAAAGAAGAAAAGATCGATCAGGGTATAACATTTTATGACGTTTTAATAAGCAAAGACAATAAATTAGCATCTTACATAAAGAATAAAAACATAAAAAAAAGGCTAGAAACAGGAAATTATCAAACAGAATTTCCTATATATGCTAGTAAAATACAAAGTCAGTATAAGAAAGGAAAAGACAGAGCAATTTTATTAGATAAGGGTGAGGACAGCATTATAAAAATTGTTAATATTGGTTGTGGAAAGCATTTACCTGAAGTAAGTAGTGTCAGTGAAAAAATAGTTAGATACCTAACAAATGATGATATAGAAAATTTAAACAAAGCAACAGAGAATTTACCTAAAGGAATAAAGAGAAAAGCTTTATTTGAAGAAGATAAAAGCAGCGCTAAATATTTTGCTGTTTCCAAAGCAGAGAGATGCAGTAGTAGTCTGAGCGACACAAAGGTAGAAAGTTTATGCCAAGCTCGATCAATGGAAAACTAA
- a CDS encoding tetratricopeptide repeat protein, whose product MLEDGKPLCVAREKRHIDVATHLKGKMAEILYSQGKYSEALQVFTEVFNTQKVKLGPDHPDALITYHNMAAVLYKQGNYSETLRILQEILNIEKVKLGPGHPSTVLTSCNIEIVSKQQAETRLSEETDDNHETHLKDLTLER is encoded by the coding sequence ATGTTAGAGGATGGTAAACCTTTGTGTGTTGCTAGAGAAAAGAGGCATATAGATGTAGCTACACATCTTAAAGGTAAAATGGCTGAAATATTATATAGCCAAGGTAAATATAGTGAAGCTTTACAAGTTTTTACAGAGGTGTTTAATACTCAAAAGGTCAAGTTAGGACCTGATCATCCCGATGCTTTAATAACTTACCACAATATGGCAGCAGTACTTTACAAACAAGGTAACTATAGTGAGACTCTAAGAATTCTTCAGGAGATACTCAACATTGAGAAGGTTAAGTTGGGGCCTGGTCATCCTAGTACTGTATTAACTAGCTGTAATATTGAGATAGTATCAAAGCAACAGGCAGAAACCCGGCTATCAGAGGAAACGGATGATAACCATGAAACTCATCTAAAAGATCTCACACTGGAGAGATAG
- a CDS encoding tetratricopeptide repeat protein, with amino-acid sequence MISAITSQNNIGEMLNKRGKYEEASRIFQHTLDERKGVLGSDHPDTLEAFQEVFEKRRDVLGPDHPNTLLTLHSMAVVLDNQSKYSEAFRMFRGVQSTPKASNAIVELSLAFIFSLTFLKVLKCKKFEYFLRIVYDY; translated from the coding sequence GTGATTTCAGCAATAACATCTCAAAATAACATAGGAGAAATGCTTAATAAGCGAGGTAAATACGAAGAAGCATCGAGAATCTTTCAACATACACTTGATGAAAGAAAAGGCGTTTTAGGTTCTGATCATCCAGATACTTTGGAAGCCTTTCAGGAAGTGTTTGAAAAAAGAAGAGATGTGTTAGGACCTGACCATCCCAATACTTTATTGACTCTTCATAGTATGGCAGTAGTGCTTGACAACCAAAGTAAGTACAGTGAGGCTTTCAGAATGTTTCGTGGAGTGCAAAGTACACCCAAAGCCTCAAATGCGATTGTAGAGTTGTCTCTGGCGTTCATTTTTTCTTTAACATTCCTTAAAGTTTTAAAATGTAAAAAATTTGAATATTTTCTCAGAATTGTGTATGATTATTAA
- a CDS encoding DEAD/DEAH box helicase family protein encodes MSSISSQEKQNIISHLEEVNRKLQGERVNFNNKKESIIVKRRKPAVEGTLKHLKNSSTTNCNIMIDAETGFGKTYDIGLWSYVLTQAGFHHLIAVPSDNLVNQAKEMIGSAFTVDIKTPKTMQEIKDTLRTAEPTTIIVTHDLLLRQENDRKFKGRNGEKPKLWVSIDEADSINRKQDFDNVCELDEEYPTTYLTATPKRRILNRCRKIISPIRSSRRCIANVVRTEGVITKTNRKEKFIQALVINVAVYSVSLYTLFPVVRNHVIAWTTKIGLITNHWLNSFLIFFLADIVSSLIFHVVIIIPLLFLIGKITGVGVKALFSRFAANLANLVDKEKSSPAHGYVEECEEIFNYNKLVDTDDLLTSVRWNIQSPIGENALILVDDIDSIINLNFALQGNGRSVSKGNKIYEHLNDNLVREDGKIYTRYKVYDKFKPEGALYRDYRLQLRQSNFINCIKKQHPGLTQEQISELKEKVDFSNTAKYLKYRVMHSIIDLTLSYLTKHDNIALDKQRRDNLDELVKDVRSNAITSSNHIINFLKERGFSEQFAIDKLLPQIKTTIKALARSNDKQYRLIVDNWHLSKELHDLIEKENGTLHDLNDFCEKNKCIFARMGKNNLGIDEGRPFFRLYDYEITPGKDKCKADYCSYDQSDLNALAKHALTTIVDGSKGRGFDSEYNHIASIFVDSTSQFNNPAEVLQNLGRNREFNVSRQPWFFAAAGKGAELFINKVLAKLNNAPRDFCKKLLFPAANRYNKLIKSRMGVELGEKIEAYISENIDALGNIDAQKLKDFCEDKVSKAYEKVHDINDFDTKKTEKDLREILKSAEKYLCSCEDRIKNNGKLSLMNRGIFFATSIIFKAVYYIWFAFDYVIFMVKSCTLNEKNDGQNVLTYAHIIKNYSLETVLRSEKILYKAFEAAEDTHQDCKSKSYYISNHSECMEKIVDLFQNKIYINALDKLFSPFLLKKEGDSHLLTTLNAIYPDEIGNEEKRGKIINFKNDLKELKREELVRKYCQGNTYQDTNLCKIVKWITDINKEVTKCQAYYHSVNELINVDEPRLKTDHHLFNIRVVYSQETLSKSYNRLRSEHPKLLFFARLNCLARYIIVVLLFPYLLGFVTPIGSTVVSIALVTLTICYPEKFREFLFDGNIQNESCSAVNELDLFSKQDEVKCVREAANMVAATNLSSILVQQQSRKGQESCQEYC; translated from the coding sequence ATGAGCTCTATCAGCAGTCAAGAAAAACAAAATATTATAAGTCACTTAGAGGAAGTTAACCGCAAGTTACAAGGCGAACGTGTAAACTTCAATAACAAAAAAGAATCTATAATAGTGAAACGTCGCAAACCTGCTGTTGAAGGAACGTTAAAGCATTTGAAAAATTCTTCCACCACTAATTGCAATATTATGATTGATGCAGAGACTGGGTTTGGCAAGACTTATGACATAGGATTGTGGAGTTATGTATTGACTCAAGCAGGATTCCATCACCTTATTGCAGTACCTAGTGATAATTTGGTTAATCAAGCTAAAGAGATGATAGGTAGTGCATTTACTGTAGATATTAAGACACCCAAAACTATGCAGGAAATTAAAGATACGCTGAGAACTGCTGAGCCTACAACAATTATAGTAACGCATGATCTACTTTTACGACAAGAGAACGATCGGAAATTTAAAGGTCGAAATGGTGAAAAACCTAAATTGTGGGTAAGTATTGATGAAGCAGACAGCATTAACAGGAAACAAGATTTTGACAATGTATGCGAACTTGATGAGGAATATCCTACAACTTACCTAACTGCAACACCAAAAAGAAGAATTTTAAACAGATGTAGAAAAATTATCAGCCCTATTAGATCAAGCAGACGTTGCATCGCAAACGTTGTTAGAACAGAGGGTGTTATTACAAAGACTAATAGAAAAGAAAAATTTATTCAGGCGTTAGTAATCAATGTTGCCGTTTATTCTGTATCTTTGTATACGTTATTTCCTGTTGTAAGGAATCATGTTATTGCATGGACTACAAAAATTGGTCTTATTACAAATCATTGGTTGAATTCTTTCTTGATTTTCTTCTTAGCAGATATAGTTTCTTCGCTTATTTTTCATGTTGTAATAATAATACCGCTCTTGTTTTTGATTGGAAAGATTACTGGTGTAGGGGTAAAGGCATTATTCTCAAGATTTGCCGCTAATCTAGCCAATTTAGTTGATAAAGAAAAATCTAGTCCAGCACATGGATATGTTGAAGAGTGCGAGGAGATTTTTAACTATAATAAACTTGTTGATACTGATGACTTGTTAACATCGGTAAGGTGGAATATACAAAGCCCGATTGGAGAAAACGCTCTAATTTTAGTAGATGATATAGATAGTATAATAAATCTTAATTTTGCGTTACAAGGCAATGGTAGATCAGTAAGTAAAGGTAATAAAATATATGAGCATCTTAATGATAATTTAGTACGTGAAGATGGTAAAATATATACTCGTTATAAAGTTTACGATAAATTTAAACCTGAGGGAGCACTGTACCGAGATTACAGACTCCAGTTACGTCAATCAAACTTTATAAACTGCATCAAAAAGCAACACCCAGGTCTAACACAAGAGCAGATATCTGAGTTAAAAGAAAAAGTGGATTTTAGTAATACCGCTAAATATTTAAAGTACAGAGTAATGCATTCAATAATCGACCTTACGTTATCATATTTAACAAAGCACGACAATATTGCTTTGGATAAACAAAGAAGAGATAACCTAGATGAGTTAGTAAAAGATGTGAGAAGTAATGCTATCACTTCTAGCAATCACATTATAAATTTTTTAAAGGAAAGGGGGTTTAGTGAGCAATTTGCTATAGACAAACTTTTACCACAAATAAAGACAACTATTAAGGCATTAGCTCGAAGTAACGATAAGCAATATAGGCTGATAGTGGATAACTGGCACTTAAGTAAAGAGTTACATGATCTGATAGAAAAGGAAAACGGTACATTACATGATCTCAACGATTTCTGTGAAAAAAATAAATGTATTTTTGCAAGAATGGGGAAAAATAATCTTGGTATTGATGAGGGGAGACCTTTTTTTAGATTATACGACTATGAAATTACGCCTGGCAAAGATAAGTGTAAGGCTGACTATTGTAGTTATGATCAGAGTGACTTAAATGCATTAGCTAAGCATGCGTTAACAACAATTGTGGATGGATCAAAAGGTCGTGGATTTGATAGTGAGTATAATCATATTGCATCGATATTTGTAGATTCGACTAGTCAGTTTAATAACCCAGCTGAAGTTCTACAAAATCTTGGAAGAAATAGAGAATTCAATGTTAGTAGGCAACCGTGGTTTTTTGCAGCTGCAGGCAAAGGAGCTGAACTGTTTATAAACAAGGTTTTAGCAAAGTTAAACAATGCACCGCGGGATTTCTGTAAGAAGCTTTTATTTCCTGCTGCCAACAGATATAATAAGCTAATAAAGAGTAGAATGGGAGTTGAGCTCGGAGAAAAAATAGAGGCTTATATTAGTGAAAATATAGATGCATTGGGAAACATTGATGCACAAAAATTAAAGGACTTCTGTGAAGATAAAGTAAGTAAAGCATATGAAAAAGTGCATGATATAAATGATTTTGACACTAAAAAGACAGAAAAGGATTTACGTGAGATTTTAAAAAGTGCAGAAAAATATCTTTGCTCGTGTGAGGATAGGATAAAAAACAATGGAAAATTATCCCTTATGAACAGGGGAATTTTTTTTGCTACGAGTATCATATTCAAAGCTGTTTACTACATATGGTTTGCTTTCGATTATGTAATTTTTATGGTTAAATCATGTACTTTGAATGAAAAAAACGATGGACAAAATGTATTAACATATGCTCATATAATAAAAAACTATAGCCTTGAGACCGTATTAAGGTCTGAAAAAATCCTTTATAAAGCTTTTGAAGCAGCTGAAGACACTCATCAAGATTGCAAAAGCAAGTCTTACTATATTTCCAACCATTCTGAGTGTATGGAAAAAATAGTAGATCTTTTTCAAAATAAAATTTATATTAACGCACTAGATAAGTTGTTTTCTCCATTCTTGCTAAAGAAAGAAGGTGATAGCCATTTGTTAACAACGCTAAATGCAATTTATCCTGATGAAATAGGTAATGAAGAAAAGCGGGGGAAAATTATCAATTTCAAAAATGATTTAAAGGAATTAAAACGCGAAGAATTAGTAAGAAAATACTGTCAAGGCAATACTTACCAGGATACTAATCTTTGTAAAATTGTAAAATGGATAACCGATATTAACAAAGAGGTTACTAAGTGCCAAGCTTATTACCATAGCGTGAATGAATTGATTAATGTTGATGAGCCAAGGTTAAAAACTGATCACCATTTGTTTAATATCAGAGTTGTATATAGCCAAGAAACACTTAGCAAGTCTTACAATAGACTTCGTTCTGAACATCCTAAATTGTTATTTTTTGCAAGATTAAATTGTTTAGCAAGATATATTATCGTTGTGCTTTTATTCCCATACCTACTTGGGTTTGTTACTCCAATAGGTTCTACCGTAGTAAGTATAGCACTTGTAACATTAACCATTTGTTATCCAGAAAAGTTCAGGGAGTTTTTATTTGATGGCAATATTCAAAATGAATCGTGTTCTGCAGTTAATGAACTAGATCTATTTAGTAAACAAGATGAAGTCAAGTGTGTGAGAGAAGCAGCTAATATGGTTGCCGCTACTAATTTGTCTTCAATTTTGGTGCAGCAACAGTCCAGAAAAGGACAAGAAAGTTGTCAAGAATATTGCTAA
- a CDS encoding tetratricopeptide repeat protein has product MREIDQELFDAVEEGNLSKVRECLKKGADIGTEDDYGITPVDFAKQEGHREIVGYLLFSTAKMLSEQGKYNKAQQAYQEALDIQKVVLGPNHSDTLDTRHNMAVVLEKQGKYSEALEIYQTVFDIQKRKDVLGPNHPYALMVRHNMAVVLSKQGKYSEAFNLYREVFEKRKDVLGPDHPDTLDTRHNMAVVLEKQGKYSEALEIYQTVFDIQKRKDVLGPNHPDTLMTRHNMASTLDDQGKYSEAFNLYQEVLEKRRDVLGPNHPGTLMTRDNMAGVLEKQGKYSKALEIYQTVFEKRRDVLGPDHPDTLRTRHGIAVVLKNQGKYSEALEIYQTVFEKRRDVLGPNHPDTLSTRHNMAAVLFEQNKYSKALRIFREVLDIQKAKLGLNHPDTLLTNRNIDVVLGRQKRQREQNSDNYKPRAASSSSKPKEVQSTDREYRDEVIEKVNSVLRSYVDRPYESLDILNTLLEKAKNRLGSRDYCVLGIRHSIAVVLVNALGINDEALKILQEILIIQKEELGSDHPSTLITSRNIEIVRENMSIRSQRKLQSQDDKCPIQSTNSNKAQQEKFLHSISNANVIRVKQGLYWPSFEERNVKIDGKCVAITRGLSQALLSQSGKSFLSNLKTSAKIYERIAQGKQISKREEREAFALSRLLNNFEGQQDSATNSLPSKLIHTQGYKTFSELSSYIAGIKGDFAIHLVTNNHVVAIYRVGDSYAYFDSNAAFVSEIKNVEQLMKVVEKGIKSAGYEMSEKGFLVEHFDVAKANSQLSNEDKQILAKEIKTERQLLAEQDRKFGLIKINGQEISRVQLYDFGTKIRMEGGVPLLISADMNLSSKKFQEHLDRKEVSMTARDYLDSLKNGQNMEEVVQATKVIPFIGSRREIEEAEKTRRLKQSLSELAKGAVNHVLATVALTSVSQSETKTGGPVSGLSGVTVDEHLNRAHGH; this is encoded by the coding sequence ATGAGAGAAATCGATCAAGAATTATTTGATGCTGTAGAAGAAGGTAATCTCAGTAAGGTTCGAGAGTGTCTTAAGAAAGGGGCTGATATTGGCACTGAAGATGATTACGGTATAACGCCTGTGGACTTTGCTAAGCAAGAGGGGCACAGAGAAATAGTTGGATACCTGTTATTTAGTACGGCTAAGATGCTTAGTGAACAGGGTAAATATAATAAAGCTCAGCAAGCCTATCAAGAAGCCCTTGATATTCAAAAAGTTGTTTTAGGTCCTAACCATTCTGATACTTTAGATACTCGTCATAATATGGCAGTAGTGCTTGAAAAACAAGGTAAATACAGTGAGGCTCTGGAAATATATCAGACAGTGTTTGATATTCAAAAGAGAAAAGATGTTTTAGGTCCTAACCATCCTTATGCTTTAATGGTTCGTCATAATATGGCAGTAGTGCTTTCCAAACAAGGTAAATACAGTGAGGCATTTAACCTTTATCGGGAAGTATTTGAAAAAAGAAAAGATGTTCTAGGTCCTGATCATCCCGATACTTTAGATACTCGTCATAATATGGCAGTAGTGCTTGAAAAACAAGGTAAATACAGTGAGGCTCTGGAAATATATCAGACAGTGTTTGATATTCAAAAGAGAAAAGATGTTTTAGGTCCTAATCATCCTGATACTTTAATGACTCGTCATAATATGGCAAGCACACTTGATGATCAAGGTAAATACAGTGAGGCATTTAACCTTTATCAGGAAGTACTTGAAAAAAGAAGAGATGTTTTAGGTCCTAATCATCCTGGTACTTTAATGACTCGTGATAATATGGCAGGAGTGCTTGAAAAACAAGGTAAATACAGTAAGGCTCTGGAAATATATCAGACAGTGTTTGAAAAGAGAAGAGATGTTTTAGGTCCTGATCATCCTGATACTTTAAGGACTCGTCATGGTATAGCAGTAGTGCTGAAAAACCAAGGTAAGTACAGTGAAGCTCTGGAAATATATCAGACAGTGTTTGAAAAGAGAAGAGATGTTTTAGGTCCTAATCATCCCGATACTTTAAGTACTCGTCATAATATGGCAGCAGTGCTTTTCGAGCAAAATAAATATAGTAAGGCTTTAAGAATTTTTCGGGAAGTACTTGACATTCAAAAGGCTAAATTAGGTCTGAACCATCCTGATACTTTATTAACTAACCGTAACATTGATGTAGTATTAGGGAGACAGAAAAGACAAAGGGAACAAAATAGTGATAATTACAAACCAAGAGCGGCTTCGTCAAGTAGCAAGCCAAAAGAAGTACAGTCAACGGATAGAGAATATAGGGACGAGGTAATTGAAAAGGTTAATAGCGTATTGCGTTCTTACGTAGATCGACCGTATGAATCTTTAGACATCCTGAATACATTATTGGAAAAAGCAAAAAACCGTTTAGGTTCTCGAGATTACTGTGTTTTAGGTATTCGTCACAGTATTGCAGTAGTGCTTGTCAACGCATTGGGGATAAATGATGAGGCTTTAAAGATCTTACAGGAAATACTAATTATTCAAAAGGAGGAGTTAGGTTCTGATCACCCTAGTACTTTGATAACTAGCAGGAATATTGAAATAGTAAGAGAGAACATGAGTATAAGGAGCCAAAGGAAATTGCAAAGTCAGGACGATAAATGTCCTATACAATCAACAAACTCTAACAAAGCGCAACAAGAAAAGTTTTTGCATAGTATTTCTAACGCGAATGTAATACGAGTAAAACAAGGTCTATATTGGCCTTCTTTTGAAGAAAGGAACGTTAAAATTGATGGTAAGTGTGTTGCTATCACTCGTGGGTTATCTCAGGCTTTATTATCACAGAGTGGTAAATCATTTTTAAGTAATTTAAAAACTTCAGCTAAAATTTATGAGCGTATAGCACAGGGTAAGCAGATATCTAAAAGGGAAGAAAGGGAAGCTTTTGCCTTAAGTAGGTTACTTAATAACTTTGAAGGACAACAAGATTCTGCTACAAACAGTTTACCTTCAAAATTAATTCATACTCAGGGTTATAAGACATTCAGTGAGCTTTCGAGTTATATAGCCGGAATTAAAGGTGACTTTGCTATTCATTTAGTAACAAATAATCACGTTGTTGCAATTTATAGAGTTGGTGACAGCTATGCTTATTTTGACAGCAATGCAGCGTTTGTTTCTGAGATAAAAAATGTTGAACAGCTTATGAAGGTTGTAGAAAAAGGAATAAAGTCTGCTGGCTATGAAATGAGCGAAAAAGGCTTTCTTGTTGAACACTTTGACGTTGCTAAAGCTAACAGTCAGTTATCCAATGAAGACAAACAAATTTTAGCAAAAGAAATAAAAACAGAACGTCAACTTTTAGCGGAGCAAGATAGGAAATTTGGTCTTATTAAGATTAATGGTCAAGAGATATCCAGAGTACAGTTATACGATTTTGGCACTAAAATTAGGATGGAGGGTGGTGTACCATTACTTATCAGCGCTGATATGAATCTAAGCAGCAAAAAATTTCAAGAGCACCTAGATAGAAAAGAAGTGAGTATGACAGCTAGGGATTATCTTGATAGTTTAAAGAATGGTCAGAATATGGAAGAAGTAGTGCAAGCAACTAAAGTAATTCCTTTTATAGGTTCAAGACGTGAAATTGAAGAAGCAGAGAAAACACGTAGGCTAAAACAATCTTTATCAGAGTTGGCTAAAGGAGCGGTTAATCACGTACTTGCTACTGTTGCTCTTACTAGTGTTAGTCAGTCAGAAACAAAAACTGGTGGACCTGTATCTGGTTTAAGTGGCGTGACAGTGGACGAGCATCTGAATAGAGCGCATGGGCATTAA